In Apium graveolens cultivar Ventura chromosome 10, ASM990537v1, whole genome shotgun sequence, the following are encoded in one genomic region:
- the LOC141690654 gene encoding putative mitochondrial protein AtMg00860 gives MSKNDMYIKPSQCFFAIKKIEYLGHFISEKGIETDPQKLSAINSWQVPTNVKELRGFLGLAGYYRKFVRNYALIGKPSNDLMKIGAFKWNEEAQKAFDHLKKALTLAPVLAVPDFEEVFVIETDASKKGIGVVLMQKGDPLAFISRSLGPKWQNLSVYEKELLAIVFQCKSGNSITLEDILSLKLIRKA, from the coding sequence atgagcAAGAATGATATGTACATTAAACCTAGCCAATGTTTCTTTGCTATTAAAAAGATTGAATATCTAGGGCATTTTATTTCAGAAAAAGGTATAGAAACCGATCCTCAAAAGTTGTCTGCTATCAACAGTTGGCAAGTTCCTACTAATGTGAAAGAATTGAGGGGATTTTTGGGGTTGGCTGGCTATTATAGGAAGTTTGTGAGGAATTATGCTCTCATTGGCAAGCCTTCAAATGATTTAATGAAGATTGGAGCTTTTAAATGGAATGAAGAGGCACAAAAGGCATTTGATCATCTTAAGAAGGCACTTACTTTAGCTCCAGTATTAGCTGttcctgattttgaagaagtgTTTGTAATAGAAACTGATGCATCTAAGAAGGGAATTGGGGTTGTATTGATGCAAAAAGGTGATCCTTTAGCCTTTATCAGCAGATCATTAGGGCCAAAATGGCAAAACTTGTCTGTTTATGAGAAAGAGTTACTAGCTATAGTTTTTCAGTGCAAAAGTGGGAATAGTATCACTTTGGAGGACATTTTGTCATTAAAACTGATCAGAAAAGCTTGA
- the LOC141689357 gene encoding vestitone reductase-like isoform X1 gives MEKGVVCVTGGTGYVASWLIMRLLQHGYAVNTTVRFHPDKKKDLSYLTNLPGASERLRIFNADLNRPESFNESIQGCFGVFHAAHNIDFEGKDDEETNTKRSINATLSILQACVDSKTVRRVVYTASLAALSFSGKNLDVVDETTWTDVDFLRSLKIYGEPYYIAKTLTERAALQFAETHDLELITVIPTFIHGSFITPHCPGSVSSSMSVIFGDELPFEFPACIPFVHTDDVASAHIFLLENPSARGRYICSAVDVTLDELNRFLSERYAAYNVSSTSFQKNEHSKISRVSSKKLLDAGFKYKYGLEQMYDDAIECCKQKGLL, from the exons ATGGAGAAAGGAGTTGTTTGTGTAACAGGTGGAACAGGATATGTAGCTTCTTGGCTCATCATGAGACTTCTTCAACATGGCTATGCTGTTAATACCACTGTTAGATTTCACCCTG ACAAGAAGAAGGATCTCAGTTACCTGACAAACCTACCAGGGGCATCAGAGAGGCTTCGGATATTCAATGCAGATCTTAACAGACCAGAAAGTTTTAATGAATCAATTCAGGGATGCTTTGGGGTGTTTCATGCCGCTCATAACATAGATTTTGAGGGAAAAGATGATGAGGAAACAAACACGAAAAGATCAATCAATGCAACATTAAGTATCTTACAGGCGTGCGTTGATTCAAAAACAGTGAGAAGAGTTGTATACACTGCGAGCTTAGCCGCTCTCTCGTTTAGTGGAAAGAATCTGGACGTAGTTGATGAGACAACATGGACGGATGTAGATTTTTTAAGATCTCTAAAGATATATGGAGAACCGTACTACATTGCTAAGACATTAACCGAAAGAGCAGCATTACAGTTTGCAGAAACGCATGATCTGGAGCTTATCACTGTAATTCCTACTTTTATTCATGGCTCTTTCATTACTCCTCATTGTCCGGGATCAGTGAGCTCTTCCATGTCAGTTATATTTG GTGACGAGCTTCCGTTTGAATTTCCTGCTTGTATCCCCTTCGTGCACACAGATGACGTGGCTTCTGCACATATCTTCCTTTTAGAAAATCCGAGCGCTAGAGGACGATACATCTGCTCAGCGGTTGATGTAACACTTGATGAGTTGAACAGATTTCTTTCAGAAAGATATGCTGCATATAATGTATCATCAACCAG TTTCCAAAAGAATGAACATTCTAAAATTTCTCGAGTGTCATCAAAGAAGCTTTTAGACGCTGGATTCAAATATAAATATGGACTAGAGCAAATGTATGATGATGCAATTGAATGCTGCAAACAGAAGGGCCTTCTCTAA
- the LOC141689357 gene encoding vestitone reductase-like isoform X2, producing the protein MRLLQHGYAVNTTVRFHPDKKKDLSYLTNLPGASERLRIFNADLNRPESFNESIQGCFGVFHAAHNIDFEGKDDEETNTKRSINATLSILQACVDSKTVRRVVYTASLAALSFSGKNLDVVDETTWTDVDFLRSLKIYGEPYYIAKTLTERAALQFAETHDLELITVIPTFIHGSFITPHCPGSVSSSMSVIFGDELPFEFPACIPFVHTDDVASAHIFLLENPSARGRYICSAVDVTLDELNRFLSERYAAYNVSSTSFQKNEHSKISRVSSKKLLDAGFKYKYGLEQMYDDAIECCKQKGLL; encoded by the exons ATGAGACTTCTTCAACATGGCTATGCTGTTAATACCACTGTTAGATTTCACCCTG ACAAGAAGAAGGATCTCAGTTACCTGACAAACCTACCAGGGGCATCAGAGAGGCTTCGGATATTCAATGCAGATCTTAACAGACCAGAAAGTTTTAATGAATCAATTCAGGGATGCTTTGGGGTGTTTCATGCCGCTCATAACATAGATTTTGAGGGAAAAGATGATGAGGAAACAAACACGAAAAGATCAATCAATGCAACATTAAGTATCTTACAGGCGTGCGTTGATTCAAAAACAGTGAGAAGAGTTGTATACACTGCGAGCTTAGCCGCTCTCTCGTTTAGTGGAAAGAATCTGGACGTAGTTGATGAGACAACATGGACGGATGTAGATTTTTTAAGATCTCTAAAGATATATGGAGAACCGTACTACATTGCTAAGACATTAACCGAAAGAGCAGCATTACAGTTTGCAGAAACGCATGATCTGGAGCTTATCACTGTAATTCCTACTTTTATTCATGGCTCTTTCATTACTCCTCATTGTCCGGGATCAGTGAGCTCTTCCATGTCAGTTATATTTG GTGACGAGCTTCCGTTTGAATTTCCTGCTTGTATCCCCTTCGTGCACACAGATGACGTGGCTTCTGCACATATCTTCCTTTTAGAAAATCCGAGCGCTAGAGGACGATACATCTGCTCAGCGGTTGATGTAACACTTGATGAGTTGAACAGATTTCTTTCAGAAAGATATGCTGCATATAATGTATCATCAACCAG TTTCCAAAAGAATGAACATTCTAAAATTTCTCGAGTGTCATCAAAGAAGCTTTTAGACGCTGGATTCAAATATAAATATGGACTAGAGCAAATGTATGATGATGCAATTGAATGCTGCAAACAGAAGGGCCTTCTCTAA